In Enterobacter cloacae, the following are encoded in one genomic region:
- the rfaH gene encoding transcription antitermination protein RfaH: MQAWYLLYCKRGQLQRAQEHLERQSVNCLTPVITLEKMQRGKRTTVSEPLFPNYLFVEFDPEVIHTTTISATRGVSHFVRFGTHPATVPSTVIHQLSVYQQPENITDPETPFAGDCVVITEGSFEGLQAIFSEPDGETRSILLLNLLNKQVLQSIKNTGFRKV; this comes from the coding sequence GCAGGCCTGGTATTTACTGTATTGCAAACGCGGGCAACTTCAGCGCGCACAGGAACATCTGGAACGTCAGTCTGTAAACTGCCTGACACCCGTGATCACGCTTGAAAAAATGCAGCGTGGGAAGCGTACCACCGTCAGTGAACCTCTGTTCCCGAACTACCTGTTCGTCGAATTCGACCCGGAAGTGATCCATACCACCACCATTAGCGCAACGCGCGGTGTCAGCCACTTCGTACGTTTTGGTACTCACCCGGCAACCGTCCCGTCGACGGTCATTCATCAGCTTTCGGTTTACCAACAACCCGAGAATATCACCGACCCGGAAACCCCTTTCGCGGGCGATTGCGTGGTGATCACTGAAGGCTCCTTCGAAGGATTGCAGGCAATTTTCTCCGAACCTGACGGCGAAACACGCTCCATACTGTTGCTCAATCTGTTGAATAAACAGGTGCTGCAGAGCATTAAAAACACCGGGTTCCGCAAAGTTTAA